The sequence CCGGACGCGGGGAAGCCCGGCCGGGACGTCCGATCAAGGGAGTCCGAACGAAGGAGTCCGACCATGCGAAGGCTCATCGCCGTGCCGACCGTGCTGCTCGCCCTCGCCGCCGCGGGATGCGGGAGCGGCAACGACAGCGGGGAGCGGCCGACCGGTGGGGCCGGCGGCAGCCGCGGTGAGGGCCCGAGCCCCGGGGCGAGCCCCCCGCCCTCCGGCCCGTCCGCCCCTGTGCCGGGGCAGCCGATGAGCTGTGGCACGATCCACGACGCGCTGGGCGTGGCCCGCGACGTCGCCCTGTTCGCGGACCCGGGTGCCGACGGCATGGTGGGCTGCGCCGAGGCGCAGGACGTGATGTCGGAGTTCTTTCTGCGGGCCCGCCGGCACCACGGCGAGGACCCGGGATCGGTGTCCGTACGGGGCTGGGTGTGCCAGTACGAGAGCGGGCCGACCGGCACCTGGATCAGCACCTGCGGCAAGAACGAGCTGGAGATGCACACGGAGGATCCGTCGGACGAGGACAGCGGACCCGACTCCTCCACCGGTCCGGACGATCCGGGCGAGTCGCAGCTGCCCAGCATTCCCGACGAGCCGAGCGATCCGATGGACCAGCCCTCGAACGAGGAGCTCTGAGGGCACGAGCGCCGGCGAGACGGAACCCGCCGTGGAGCGCTACGCGCCCGCCAGTCCGGGTGCCTCCGGCTCCGGCTGCTCCCCCATCCCGTGGAACCACGTCGGCCCCGGCTCCAGCGCCCGCTTGATACGGGTCAGCGCGTAGTCGTCCAGCTCCGGCAGGGCGTCCAGGGCGAACCAGCCCACCGCCAGCGACTCGTCGTCGTTGACCTTCGCCTCACCACCGATCGCACGGCAGCGCAGCGTGACGTCCATGAACTGGCACATATCACCGTTCGGGTACCGGATCGGCACTTCGCTCTCCACCAGGACGACACGCTCGGGCACGACCCGTACCGCCGTCTCCTCGTAGACCTCGCGCACCGCGGTCTCGGCCGGCTGCTCGCCGGGCTCGGGGATGCCGCCGATCACCGACCAGCCGCCGGTGTCCGCCCGCTTGCCCAGGAGCACCCGGTCCGCGTCGTCGAAGACGACGGCGGTCACGCCGGGCAGCCACAGGAGCCGATGGCCGATGGAGGTGCGGATGTCGCGGATGAAGTCCGGGGTTGGCATGTCTCGACACTACGGGACAGCGGCCGCCCGACGCCGCTGCGCACGCCCCCGGACGCCGGGAAACCGCCTGGTCAGGCGCCGGCCGGGGAACCTTTGCGCAGGCCCAGCCGACGGCGGATGCAGCGCACGGCCGCCTCGGCGTCGTCGACCGTGACGGTGAAGGTGCGCCCGTCGCCGAGCTGGAGGACCAGGCCCTCGCCGCGGCGGACGACGACGGCGGTGCCCTGTTCGGGGCGCCATCGGTAGCCCCAGCCGCCCCAGTGGCGGGGTGTGACCCGGGGCGCGAAATCGGCGCCGACCACCAGGTCGAGCGGGATCCGGCGGCGCGGCACTCCTATATGGCCGCACCGCACTTCCAGATAGTCCTCGTCGACCCGTACGGCGACATGGACGAAGGCCAGCGTGCCGAACAGCACCAGCAGACCGGCCGCGACGCAGCCGACCACGGACATCACCAACGGCGTCAGCGAGGAGGCCCAGGAGCTGTCGACGGCCAGCTCGATGCCCAGCGCCAGACAGCCGGCGCCCACGCCGGCCAGCAGCCACTGGACGCGGTTGGTGGCGCTGCCGTGCCAGACCTCGGGAATCTCCGCATGGGCACCGCTCGGAGGGCGCGCGCCGCTGCCGGCGCCCTGGCTCGGGGCGTCGTCGTGGGGGGCTGCTGCCCCCTCGTGGGGGTGGTCCCTCATGGGACGCAGCGTACGCGTCTTCGCACGCTACGGCAGTGCGCCGACGGCGGTATTCCTGCGCAGGACGGCGGTGGGGCTACGTCATGGCCGACGTCAGCCGCGTACGCCCACCACGGCACCGTCGGCGCTCTGCGCGAGCAGGCGGCCCTCGGCGTAGGACAGCGCCGTGGCGGGGAGGGCGCCCGGGCGGCCGCTGAGGATCATCTGCACCCCGCCGGTCGGGGCGGCGGCGGGTGCGGGTTCGGCACCGATCCGGCGCAGCGCCTGGGCGGCGACGGCGTCGGCGGAGCCGTACAGGGCGAGCGCGGGGGCGCCGGGCTGCTGGAGGGCGGCGCGGATGCGTTCGGCGACCAGCTCGTAGTGGGTGCAGCCCAGGACGACCGTGCGGATGTCGCGGGGGGTGTGGCGGGCGGCCGCGGCGATGGCGGCGTCGATCGCGGCCTCGTCCGCCGCCTCGACGGCGTCGGCAAGGCCCGGGCAGGGCACTCCGGTGACGACGGCATCGCGGGCGAAGCGGTCGATGAGATCGCGCTGGTAGGGACTGCCGGTGGTGGCGGGGGTGGCCCAGATGGCGATCGGGCCGCCGGCCGCGGCGGCGGGCTTGATGGCGGGGACCGTGCCGATGACGGGGATGGCGGGCTCCAGCTCGGCGCGCAGGGCCGGCAGGGCGTGCACCGTGGCGGTGTTGCAGGCGACGATCAGGGCCTCGGGGGCGTGGGCGGCGGCGGCGCGGGCGGCCTCGAGCGCATGCGCGGTGACATCGCCGGGAGTCCGCGGGCCCCAGGGCAGGCCGTCGGGGTCGGTGGAGAGAACGAGGTCGGCGTCCGGCCGGAGTCGACGCACAGCGGCGGCCGCGGGGAGCAGCCCGGTCCCGGAGTCCATGAGCGCGATCTTCACCCGGACACTTTATCGGTTCGTCCGTCCTACTTGTCATACCAGCTCGGGAGATCCGGGCCACGGGACACGGGCACAGGGCGGGAACGGGACGCGGGCGCGGGACGGGGGACGGGGTCGGGACACGTGCACGGCATACGCCCCGTGCGCGGCTCCGGGACGGCGGCGGCCCGGTGCGGCACACTGCGGCCGTGGGAGCGATGGAGTGGATCGGCGCCGGGTCGCTGCTGGCCTGGACGTGGCTGTTGCTGTGCCAGGGCTTCTTCTGGCGGACGGACGTACGGCTGCCGGAACGACGGGATCCGGAACGCTGGCCCCCGGTGGCGGTGGTGGTCCCGGCCCGGGACGAGGCCGCGGTGCTGCCGCAGAGCCTGCCGTCGCTGCTGGCCCAGAAGTACCCGGGGCGCGCCGAGGTGTTCCTGGTCGACGACGGCAGTACGGACGGCACCGGCGCACGGGCCCGGGAGCTGGCGGCCGAGCGGGGCGGGCTGCCGCTGACCGTGTCCGCGCCCGGTGAGCCCGAGCCCGGCTGGACGGGCAAACTGTGGGCCCTGCGGCACGGGATCGCACGGGCGCGGGAGCGGATGGCCCCGGAGTATCTGCTGCTCACCGATGCCGATATCGCGCACGCACCGGACAGTCTGCGGGAGTTGGTGGCGGCGGCCCGCTCGGCGGACCTCGACATGGTGTCGCAGATGGCGCGGCTGCGGACGGTGACGGCCTGGGAGCGGCTGATCGTGCCGGCCTTCGTGTACTTCTTCGGGCAGCTGTACCCGTTCCACCGGGTCAACCGCCCCGGGGCGCGGACGGCAGCGGCGGCGGGCGGGTGTGTGTTGCTGCGGGACGCGGCCGCGGAACGGGCGGGCCTCCCGGAGGCGATCCGGCATGCGGTGATCGACGATGTGGCGCTGGCGCGGGCGGTGAAACGCTCGGGTGGCCGGATCTGGCTGGGGCTGGCGGACCGGGTCGACAGCGTGCGGCCGTATCCCCGCCTGGCCGAGCTGTGGCGGATGGTCTCGCGCAGCGCGTACGCCCAGCTGCGGCACCGGCCGCTGCTGCTGTTCGGCACGGTGGCGGGCCTGGCGCTGGTCTATCTGGCGCCGCCCGTCACGCTGGCCGCCGGCCTGGCCCGGGGCAGCGTTCTGGCCGCGGCCTTCGGCGGCATGGCCTGGGCGGTGATGTGCGGGACGTATCTGCCGATGCTGCGGTACTACGGGCAGCCGCTGTGGACGGCGCCCCTGCTGCCGTTCACGGCGCTGCTCTATGTGCTGATGACGGTGGACTCGGCGGTGCAGCACTACCGGGGGCGCGGGGCGGCGTGGAAGGGGCGGACGTACGGGGCGCCGTAGGTGCTGCCGTGGCCTCCGTCGCCTCCCGGCCGGTCACTTCCTGGCCGGCGACCAGTCCAGCCCCCATCCGTAGGCGTAATCGACGGTGCGCTGCGGGCTGATGCCCGGTTCGGGGACGAGATAGCGGGCCTCGCGCTGGACGACGAGTTCGCTGCCGGTGTTGATGATCAGGGCCAGTGCGCAGACGTTGGCGGGCACCCGGCACTCGTCCAGCGAGAAGTCGACCGGGGCACCGTGCTGCGGCTGGAGGGTGACCGTGGCGTTCAGGCCCTCGAAGCTGCGGGCGCCGGCGTAGACGGTGACGAAGATCAGGATGCGCTTGAAGCGGGCCTGGTGGTCGAGGTTGATGGTCATGTTCTCGCCGGACGCGACGGCGCCGGTGCGGTCGTCGCCGTCGAGCTGGATGTACGGCGGGGCGTGCAGGGCGCCGAAGCTGCCGCCGATGGGGTGCACGACGCCCGCCGAGCCGTCGGTGAGCTGGTACAGCGCGCACAGGTCGAGGTCGATGTCGCCGGACTGCGGCAGCAGCGCGCCGCGGGCGCCCATGGCCTCCAGGGCCTTGCGGCCGAGTTTCTTGGTGAGCCGTTTGCCGGCGCCGCCGCCGGACCAGTTGAGGTTCACCCGCATCGCCCCCGAGGTGCCGCCCTGTTTCGTCAACGAAACGGCCGGAGCATCCTTCGTGAGGGTGACGTTTGTCCGATGAACGGGAGCGGGCGCAGGGGGCGGCGCGGGCGCCCCCGGTGGCGGCGGAATTGACGCGGCGGGTTGACCGGACGGAACCGGGGGCGCCACCGGCGGGGCCGGGACAGGGGCGGGAGCCGCGGCAGGCCGGTGCGCAGGCTGCGGCTCCTCGTCCACGCTGATGCCGAAGTCCGTGGCCAGGCCCGCGAGCCCGGTGGCGTACCCCTGCCCCACCGCGCGGAACTTCCAGGCGCCCTGGCGGCGGTAGAACTCGCCGAGCACAAAGGCGGTCTCGGTGGTGGCGTCCTGGCTGTCGAAGCGGGCCAGCTCGGCGCCGCTCGCCGCGTCCAGCACCCGGATGTGCAGCCCGGGGACGCGGCCGAAGGGCCCGCCGTCGGCGGAGGCGACGAGCACCACCGTGTCGACGGCGCCCTCGACGGCGGCGAGGTCGATGCCGAGGCCGTCCGTCATCCTGCCGCCGGACGGCCGTTTGCCCTCGTGGAGCACGGCACCCGAGGCGTGTGCGGGCTGGTTGTAGAAGACGAAGTCCGCGTCGGTGCGGACCTTTCCGGACGTCAGCAGCAGGGCGGAGGCGTCCACGTCCGGGGTGCCCGCCGGTGACTGCCAGCCCACCTCCACCCGGACCGCCGGGACCGGGACCGGAACATTGCTGCCCTTGAGCATCGACATCGCCGCGCCTTCCTCTCGTCCACTCGTCCCCGCGCCCCGGATATCCCGTACGTCGCGACACCCTCCAACCTACTGGGCCCCGCCCACTCCGAACGTCCCCTGCTCACGGGCCAGAAGCACCGGGAAAAGACGCGGTCTTTACACGATCCCTACGGTCGATCGCGACCGATTTCCGCAAGTTCGCTCGCATTGTGGAACGAGGGCCGCTCGGAACACGTAAAACAACCCTCTTTCCAGGCTCCCCAATCGGCACATCGTGGGCTTAACTTATGAGGCATGACCTCCCCCCGCTCTACCTACGGCGGCGGCTACTACGCCTCGTCCTCCTTCCCGGACACCCCGATCTACGACAGCCTCGTCGCCGAACGCGGCACGCCGCAGATCGCACCGATCCAGGTGAACCCTTCGCCTTACGACACGGGTTCGTCCTACTTGCCGGCGCTCTCCTCGCGGCTGCCGGCACTTCCGGCCGCGCCCTCCGCCCCTTCCCCGGCGATGGGCTATCCGGGTGCCGGCGCGCAACCGGTCGCCCCGCTCCAGCATGCGCCGGCTCCCTACATCCCCCAGCAGGCGGGCACCCGCGGCGGCTATCAGGCCCCGCATCCGCAGCAGCCCCAGCGGCCGTCCCCCGGTATGGGCGGCGGAACGGGCTACGAGGCGATGCGCCCGGCGGCCCCGGTCGCGCCCCGGCCTGCGGCGCCGCGGCCGGCCGCTCCGTACGACGACCCGTACGGCGGCCGGCAGTATCCGCGCGGGTACTGAGCGGGTACCGGGCGGGGCCGGGCGGACGGCAGGCGACGGCGGGCGGTGAAACGCCCGCCGAACATCTGCCGAACGGCCGCCGACCTGGCCCTTCGTCCGGATGTCAGAGGTGACTGGCAGGATGGATCCATGGCGAAATCGGCGCTTCGAGCGATCCATCTCTACCCGGTCAAATCCATTGCGGGGTCCGGTCCCGGCGAGGCGGTCGTGGAGCCCTGGGGGCTCGCCGGGGACCGACGCTGGATGGTGGTGGACGCCGGGCGCAAGCTGCTGACCCAACGGCCACTGCCGAAAATGGCGTTGGCCCATGCCGAGATACTCGCGGGCGGCGCGCTGCGGCTGAGCGCGCCCGGGATGACGCCCCTGACGGTCGAGGTGCCCGCACCCGGGGAGACGGTCGCGGTCGAACATTTCCAGGACAAGATCGATGCGGTGCCGGCCGGTCCGGCGGCGGCCGCATGGTTCTGCGAATTTCTGGGCATAGAGGCCGAATTGGTGCATCTCGACGCCCCGGAGATACGCCGCCCCATCGACCCGAAGTACTCCGAGCCCGGGGACACCGTGACCTTCGCCGACGGCTTTCCCCTGCTGCTGACGACCACCTCCTCGCTGGACGCCCTCAACTCCCTCATAGCGCAGGGCGACCACGCCGACGAGGGCCCGCTGCCCATGAACCGTTTCCGGCCCAATGTGGTGGTGGACGGCACCGCGCCCTGGGCGGAGGACGACTGGCGGCGGGTGCGCATCGGCGAGGTGGTCTTCCAGGTGGCCAAACCCAGCGCACGCTGCGTGGTCACCACCACCGACCAGCACACCGCCGAGCGCGGAAAGGAGCCGCTGCGCACGCTCGCCCGGCATCGCCGCTTCGGTGACCGGCTGGTCTTCGGCCAGAATCTGATTCCCCGTGGGGCCGGGACGATCCGCATCGGCGACCCGTTCGAGATACTCGAATGAGGGCCCGGCGCGGGCGCGCGACGGGCGGGGAGGCCACGGGGGGAGACCGAGAGCTGCGTGTCGATGCCTGCGAGGGACACCGGAAGAGGACATCTCCTCCCTGTCCAGCGTCTGCGGCCCGGGGACCACGCCTTTGTGAGCTACGGGGATGACGAGGTCCGCTGGGATGTCGTCACGGCCTTCGTACGGCTCGGACTCGCCCGCGGCGAGAAGGTGATCGTCCTGCCCTGCCCGGCCGTGTCCGAGGAGGAAGTGCTGGCCCGGCTCGACTTTCCCAACCGCAGCACCGCGTCGGCGCGTGAGCGCGGCCAGTTGGCGCTCAGCAGCATGCGGTCGGTGATCCGGCCGGACAGGGAGTTCACCGCCGCCCGGCAGCTGGCCGGGCTGCGCGCGGAGACGGACCGGGCGCGGGCCGAGGGCTACGCGGGCCTGCGGGCCTTCATCGACATGGGCTGGGTCGCCGCACTCGGCGCGGACCCCGCGGTGGTCATACAGCGCGAGACCGGGGCGCAGTCGCTGTTCGCCGGGCGGCCGTACACCGAGATCTGTGCCTACGACCGCCGCCGGTTCGACCGCGCGCTGCTCGCCGCCATGGAGAAGGCGCATCCGCATGCTCTCCTGGAGCGGCTGGGCAGCCTGCGTGCGGTGCGCGGCGCCGACGACGCAGTGTGCTTCATCGGCGAGGCGGACACGGCCAACCGGGCCGCGTTCACGAGGTCGCTGGAGCTCGCGCTGGCCCGTACGGCACCGGCCCGGCGGCTGGCCGTCGATCTGACCGGGCTGCACTTCCTGTCGGTCGGCTGCGCCACCCGCCTGCTCGCCCTGGTCCACGGCGCGGCAGGGCACGAGCGGGTCGAGGTGCGCTGCGGCCAGGGACACGGCCGGCTGCTGCGACGGCTCGGCGCGGGCGGGGTGCCGGGGCTGACGGTGAAAGAGGTGATACGTCCGTGAGGAGACCGGATGCGGCCGGCCCCGCGCGGGCGCCGGCCGAGGAGCGCGGCGCCCGGCGGCTGCTCCAGCGCCGCTTCACCGCCCGGCTGCTGCCGCAGCTGCGGCTCCTGGTCGAGGAGTGCGCGGCCCGCGAGGGACTGCGCGAGCCGCGCCGCGGCGAATTCGTCCTGGCCGTGGACGAGATAGCCGGGAACGCCGTGGAACACGCGGGCGGTTGGGGACGGCTGGTGCTGCTGCGGGTGGGCGACGAGCTGGAGTGCCGGATCAGCGACGCCGGGCCCGGGTTCAGCGAAGCGGTGATACCCGAGCTGCTGCCGGGCCTCGACGGCGCCCCGAACGGACGCGGGCTGTGGCTGGCGCGCCTGGTGGCCGACCGTTTCGCGGTGACGGACGCGCCCGCCGCGGCGGGAGCGGAGGACAGGGAGCGGACGGGCGCCCTGGTGACGGTGGCCGTACGGCTGCCCTGACCGGCCGTACACCGGCGCTCACGGCATCTGGCGTGAGGTATCTCCCTCTTCGCCGAACTCTGGCATGGACAGGGGGTAATGAGGTATTCACGGACACGACGAGGGGGAGGGCGAGCGGCGATGCGTGCGATCACAGGCCTCTGGCGATGGCGGCGCAATCCGCTGCGCCGCCCCACCGATCTGCTCGAGTCCTGGCTGGCGCTGGCCGCCGCGCTACTGATCGCCGTCGGCGCCACGACCGCGGGCCGCCTCACCGGGCAGGCCGCCGACGAGGCGCTCCAGGCTGCCGTGCGCACACAGCACCAGCAGCGGCATCTGGTGTGGGCCACGGTCGACCGGCTGGCCTCCCGGGCCCCGCTCGACCCCGACCCGGAGACCTCCTCGCAGCGCGATGCCCACCGCCGGGTCATCGCCCGGTGGACGGCCCTGGACCACAGCGAGCACCTCGGGCAGATCTCCACCCTGCGGCCCGTGGACCCGGGCGACCGCCTGCGGATCTGGACCGACGGCCACGGCCGGGTGGTGCCGCGGCCGATGGACGCGAGCACCGCGCGGACGCATGCGGTGCTGGCCGGGCTGGCCGGCGCGGCGGCCGTCGGCGGGCTGGTCGAGGGCGGGCGCCGGCTGATCCTCCGGCAGCTGATGGTGCGTCGTTTCCGCCGCTGGGACCGGGCATGGGAACGCGCGGGCCAGGACTGGGGACGGGCCGATGCGGGCGGCTGATCTGCGCGCCTGCCGGGGGTCTTCCGTGAGGTGGCTGACCATGTCAACTACCGCTCGCCAGGCGCGCTACGGTGGTGCAGCCAGCCTCTCGGCTGGGGCCTCGCAGACCCGAATGCGGACATCCGCGGACGGACTCTGCCATGCCGAACAACAGCCGTACGAGGTGGGGGCACGACAGCGCCATGGCACAGGGCTCGGTCCAGGTGACGCACTCCGGAACGTCGCGGTGGCGGCGCCGTACAGGGGAGTACAGCACGCTCGCCGCAGCCCTGGAGGCCGCCGGGGACGGTGATGTGCTCACCGTCCCGGCAGGTACGTACCGGGAGAATCTGGTACTGGAGCGCGCGGTGACGCTGCGCGGCGCGGACGGGGCGCGCGGTTCGGTGCGGATCGCCCCCACCGATGGCGTGGCGGTGACCATACGTGCGTCGGCCGCCGTCCACGACCTGCATCTGGAAGCGGCCGATTCGGCCTCCCCCGCGCTCCTGGTGGAGGACGGCGCCCCGGAGCTGTCCGGACTGCGGGTGGTGACCCGGTCCGCGGCGGGCATCGAGGTGCGCGGCGGCGCCCGGCCGACCGTCCGCCGGTGCACGGTCGACAACGCGGGCGGCGTGGGCATCAGTGTGCTGGACGAGGCCGGCGGGGTATTCGAGGAGTGCGAGGTGGTCGCCGCCGGGCAGGCGGGGATCGCGGTGCGCGGCGGGGCCCATCCGCGGCTGGAGAACTGCCGGGTGCACCACGCCTCCGGCGCCGGGCTCTCGGTGAACGGCGAGGGCAGCGCCGTCGAGGCGGTGGGCTGCGAGCTGTACGAGATCAAGGGCGCCGGCATCCAGGTGGCCGCGCGGGCCACCGGCCATCTGACCGACTGCACGGTCCACCGCACCTCCGCCGACGGCGTCACCCTCGACACCGACGCGGTGCTCACCCTCGCCGACTGCGACATCCACGACATCCCGGAGAACGCCATCGACCTGCGGTCGCGTTCGGTGCTGACGCTGACCCGCAGCACGGTGCGGCACTTCGGCCGCAACGGCCTGTCCGTGTGGGATCCGGGCACCCGGGTGGACGCCAACCAGTGCGAGATCCACGACAGCACGGGCGACTATCCGGCGGTGTGGGTCAGCGACGGCGCCACCGCGGTCCTGGACTCGACGCGGGTGCACGATGTCCCCGACGCCCTGTTCGTCCTGGACCGGGGCTCCCGTGCCGATGTCGTGGACAGCGATATCTCCCAGGTCCGCAACACCGCGGTGTCGGTGAGCGACGGGGCGACCGTCCAGCTCGACGACTGCCGGATCCGGGAGGCGGCGACCGGTGCCTGGTTCCGCGACCACGGCAGCGGCGGCACGCTCGCCAACTGCACCATCGACGGAGCCCAGACCGGCGTGATCGTCACCAAGGGCGCCGACCCCACCCTGGAGGGCTGCACCGTCAGCTCACCCGCCGAGGCCGGGTTCTATGTGTCGGCGGAGGGCCGCGGCACCTTCACCGGCTGCCGGGTGACCGGGAGTTCGGGTTTCGGCTTCCATGTGATCGACGGCTGCCGTACGACGCTGACGCGCTGCCGTACGGAGCGGTGTGCGCGCGGCGGCTACGAGTTCGCCGAGTCGCTCGGGGACGGCAGCGGCGGCGGGCCGACGGTCGAGGACTGCACCAGCGACGAGAGCCGGGCCGCGCAGGCGCCGGATGTGGCGGTGCCCGCGGGCCCCTCGGTGCAGCGGTCGCCCCAGACCGCCGGGCTGCTGGGGAACGTACCGGCCCAGAGCGCGCCGCCTGCCGCCGCGGCACCGGCCGTCACCAGCCGCCCCTCCGAGGAGGTGCTGGGCGAGCTGGACACCCTCGTCGGCCTGGACAGCGTCAAGCGCGAGGTGCGCACCCTGATCAACATGATCGAGGTGGGCCGCCGGCGGCAGGAGGCGGGCCTGAAGGCCGCCTCCGCGCGCCGTCATCTCGTCTTCACCGGCTCCCCGGGCACCGGCAAGACGACCGTGGCCCGTCTCTACGGTGAAATCCTGCACTCGCTGGGGGTGTTGGAGCGCGGGCACCTGGTCGAGGTGTCGCGGGTGGACCTGGTGGGCGAGCACATCGGGTCGACGGCGATCCGTACCCAGGAGGCGTTCGACCGGGCGCGCGGCGGGGTGCTCTTCATCGACGAGGCGTACGCCCTCTCCCCCGAGGACTCCGGCCGCGACTTCGGCAAGGAGGCCATCGACACCCTGGTGAAGCTCATGGAGGACCACCGCGACGCGGTGGTGGTGATCGTCGCGGGCTATACGGCCGAGATGGAGCGCTTCCTGGCCGTCAACCCCGGTGTGGCGTCCCGTTTCTCGCGCACCATCACCTTCGGCGACTA is a genomic window of Streptomyces gilvosporeus containing:
- a CDS encoding NUDIX hydrolase codes for the protein MPTPDFIRDIRTSIGHRLLWLPGVTAVVFDDADRVLLGKRADTGGWSVIGGIPEPGEQPAETAVREVYEETAVRVVPERVVLVESEVPIRYPNGDMCQFMDVTLRCRAIGGEAKVNDDESLAVGWFALDALPELDDYALTRIKRALEPGPTWFHGMGEQPEPEAPGLAGA
- a CDS encoding glycosyltransferase, translated to MEWIGAGSLLAWTWLLLCQGFFWRTDVRLPERRDPERWPPVAVVVPARDEAAVLPQSLPSLLAQKYPGRAEVFLVDDGSTDGTGARARELAAERGGLPLTVSAPGEPEPGWTGKLWALRHGIARARERMAPEYLLLTDADIAHAPDSLRELVAAARSADLDMVSQMARLRTVTAWERLIVPAFVYFFGQLYPFHRVNRPGARTAAAAGGCVLLRDAAAERAGLPEAIRHAVIDDVALARAVKRSGGRIWLGLADRVDSVRPYPRLAELWRMVSRSAYAQLRHRPLLLFGTVAGLALVYLAPPVTLAAGLARGSVLAAAFGGMAWAVMCGTYLPMLRYYGQPLWTAPLLPFTALLYVLMTVDSAVQHYRGRGAAWKGRTYGAP
- a CDS encoding MOSC domain-containing protein, encoding MAKSALRAIHLYPVKSIAGSGPGEAVVEPWGLAGDRRWMVVDAGRKLLTQRPLPKMALAHAEILAGGALRLSAPGMTPLTVEVPAPGETVAVEHFQDKIDAVPAGPAAAAWFCEFLGIEAELVHLDAPEIRRPIDPKYSEPGDTVTFADGFPLLLTTTSSLDALNSLIAQGDHADEGPLPMNRFRPNVVVDGTAPWAEDDWRRVRIGEVVFQVAKPSARCVVTTTDQHTAERGKEPLRTLARHRRFGDRLVFGQNLIPRGAGTIRIGDPFEILE
- a CDS encoding glutamate racemase, whose product is MKIALMDSGTGLLPAAAAVRRLRPDADLVLSTDPDGLPWGPRTPGDVTAHALEAARAAAAHAPEALIVACNTATVHALPALRAELEPAIPVIGTVPAIKPAAAAGGPIAIWATPATTGSPYQRDLIDRFARDAVVTGVPCPGLADAVEAADEAAIDAAIAAAARHTPRDIRTVVLGCTHYELVAERIRAALQQPGAPALALYGSADAVAAQALRRIGAEPAPAAAPTGGVQMILSGRPGALPATALSYAEGRLLAQSADGAVVGVRG
- a CDS encoding ATP-binding protein, which gives rise to MRRPDAAGPARAPAEERGARRLLQRRFTARLLPQLRLLVEECAAREGLREPRRGEFVLAVDEIAGNAVEHAGGWGRLVLLRVGDELECRISDAGPGFSEAVIPELLPGLDGAPNGRGLWLARLVADRFAVTDAPAAAGAEDRERTGALVTVAVRLP
- a CDS encoding right-handed parallel beta-helix repeat-containing protein translates to MAQGSVQVTHSGTSRWRRRTGEYSTLAAALEAAGDGDVLTVPAGTYRENLVLERAVTLRGADGARGSVRIAPTDGVAVTIRASAAVHDLHLEAADSASPALLVEDGAPELSGLRVVTRSAAGIEVRGGARPTVRRCTVDNAGGVGISVLDEAGGVFEECEVVAAGQAGIAVRGGAHPRLENCRVHHASGAGLSVNGEGSAVEAVGCELYEIKGAGIQVAARATGHLTDCTVHRTSADGVTLDTDAVLTLADCDIHDIPENAIDLRSRSVLTLTRSTVRHFGRNGLSVWDPGTRVDANQCEIHDSTGDYPAVWVSDGATAVLDSTRVHDVPDALFVLDRGSRADVVDSDISQVRNTAVSVSDGATVQLDDCRIREAATGAWFRDHGSGGTLANCTIDGAQTGVIVTKGADPTLEGCTVSSPAEAGFYVSAEGRGTFTGCRVTGSSGFGFHVIDGCRTTLTRCRTERCARGGYEFAESLGDGSGGGPTVEDCTSDESRAAQAPDVAVPAGPSVQRSPQTAGLLGNVPAQSAPPAAAAPAVTSRPSEEVLGELDTLVGLDSVKREVRTLINMIEVGRRRQEAGLKAASARRHLVFTGSPGTGKTTVARLYGEILHSLGVLERGHLVEVSRVDLVGEHIGSTAIRTQEAFDRARGGVLFIDEAYALSPEDSGRDFGKEAIDTLVKLMEDHRDAVVVIVAGYTAEMERFLAVNPGVASRFSRTITFGDYAPEELLRIVEQQGEEHEYRLAEGAGEALLKYFTALPKGPSFGNGRTARQTFEAMVERHAGRVAQLAQPSTDDLTLLYAEDLPELP
- a CDS encoding DUF6643 family protein — protein: MTSPRSTYGGGYYASSSFPDTPIYDSLVAERGTPQIAPIQVNPSPYDTGSSYLPALSSRLPALPAAPSAPSPAMGYPGAGAQPVAPLQHAPAPYIPQQAGTRGGYQAPHPQQPQRPSPGMGGGTGYEAMRPAAPVAPRPAAPRPAAPYDDPYGGRQYPRGY
- a CDS encoding MEDS domain-containing protein, whose translation is MSYGDDEVRWDVVTAFVRLGLARGEKVIVLPCPAVSEEEVLARLDFPNRSTASARERGQLALSSMRSVIRPDREFTAARQLAGLRAETDRARAEGYAGLRAFIDMGWVAALGADPAVVIQRETGAQSLFAGRPYTEICAYDRRRFDRALLAAMEKAHPHALLERLGSLRAVRGADDAVCFIGEADTANRAAFTRSLELALARTAPARRLAVDLTGLHFLSVGCATRLLALVHGAAGHERVEVRCGQGHGRLLRRLGAGGVPGLTVKEVIRP
- a CDS encoding TerD family protein gives rise to the protein MSMLKGSNVPVPVPAVRVEVGWQSPAGTPDVDASALLLTSGKVRTDADFVFYNQPAHASGAVLHEGKRPSGGRMTDGLGIDLAAVEGAVDTVVLVASADGGPFGRVPGLHIRVLDAASGAELARFDSQDATTETAFVLGEFYRRQGAWKFRAVGQGYATGLAGLATDFGISVDEEPQPAHRPAAAPAPVPAPPVAPPVPSGQPAASIPPPPGAPAPPPAPAPVHRTNVTLTKDAPAVSLTKQGGTSGAMRVNLNWSGGGAGKRLTKKLGRKALEAMGARGALLPQSGDIDLDLCALYQLTDGSAGVVHPIGGSFGALHAPPYIQLDGDDRTGAVASGENMTINLDHQARFKRILIFVTVYAGARSFEGLNATVTLQPQHGAPVDFSLDECRVPANVCALALIINTGSELVVQREARYLVPEPGISPQRTVDYAYGWGLDWSPARK